Part of the Prochlorococcus marinus CUG1435 genome, ATGAAAGAGACCTCAGCTGAGGGAATCGATGATGAAAAAGGTTTAATGGTTAAGACTTCATTCAGCTTCTAAATTTAATTATCTAATTTAGAAAATCTCCTATACATTCAAAGACCTGCTTTTATTAGCAGGTCTTTTTTTATTTCATGAAATATTTTTTGTAATGCGTTTTTTTTTAATCTAGTTTTTATTTAGGATCATAGATAAGTATTTTTTTAGTAGCTTAAATATCTTCTCTAATTATTTTAAGCATTTGGTATTTTTAAAAACTAATCTTATTTAATAGTTTAAATAAATTATTAGGATTAATATCAATAGTATATGTAAAGATTTTAAGAGATGGTCCCAATATTTAAATGCTTAATTTGTAAAAAAGATATAGAGAGGTCAACTAAAACTTTTTGGAAAAAAAAAGGACATTTGTTATGTTCAACTTGCTTAGATAATATAGAAGAAAATACAAAAAAAAATAAAAGCCTTGAGTCATAAGGCCTTTATTTTGCACGAATATTTTAAGCATTGTACATGCTTGATTTGTTCAGCTAAAAAAATTAATGAGGAATAAGCGATCAGACAATTTAAATTAAACTATCATTTGATGTTTTTGCTAATATCCAATGAATTTTTGTATTCTCTATAAGATTGGTTGTTAAAACCTAGAACCAACCTGGAATGATTTGACCAGTGGTTACGTATGCGCCAACAGCTGCAACGAAACCTAACATTGCTGCCCAACCAGTAAAACGTTCTGCTTCAGGAGTCATAATAATAAAATAATTTATGTGTACTATTGTAACAGGATTCATGAAGCTTTGTAAAGTATT contains:
- a CDS encoding high light inducible protein; this translates as MTPEAERFTGWAAMLGFVAAVGAYVTTGQIIPGWF